In Lactobacillus sp. PV012, one genomic interval encodes:
- a CDS encoding alpha/beta hydrolase, with product MKTFKKIIITVISIIAIILIAAATYIHFSTYQPSAAAQQAAKSSQVINKATVFKAKHNKMTVIFYTGAMVKPDSYSIWAKQVAQAGYTVKIVHFPLNMAFFNQNAADNLAGKNKNYVVGGHSLGGAMASRYAHNSHNKHLRGLFLLGAYADEKGRLDKTNLDVLSITATNDKVLNWKNYEVNKKYLPTNTKFASIKGGNHAGFGSYGKQKGDGNTTISNATQQKEVANLLIKWLDKVKK from the coding sequence ATGAAGACTTTTAAAAAAATAATTATTACAGTGATCAGCATTATTGCCATTATTTTAATTGCCGCTGCCACTTACATTCATTTTTCTACTTACCAACCTTCTGCAGCAGCGCAACAAGCCGCTAAGAGTAGCCAAGTTATTAATAAGGCTACTGTCTTTAAGGCAAAGCACAACAAAATGACAGTAATTTTTTATACAGGAGCAATGGTTAAGCCTGATTCTTACTCAATTTGGGCTAAGCAAGTTGCGCAAGCCGGTTATACGGTTAAGATTGTTCATTTTCCTTTAAATATGGCATTTTTCAATCAAAATGCTGCTGATAATTTAGCTGGTAAAAATAAAAATTACGTTGTTGGAGGTCACTCTCTAGGCGGTGCAATGGCAAGTCGCTATGCTCATAATTCTCATAACAAACATTTACGTGGCCTATTTTTACTTGGCGCTTATGCTGATGAAAAAGGTAGATTAGATAAAACAAATTTAGATGTCCTATCAATTACAGCCACCAATGACAAAGTATTGAATTGGAAAAATTATGAAGTAAACAAGAAATATTTACCTACCAATACCAAATTTGCCTCAATTAAGGGAGGAAACCATGCCGGATTTGGCTCTTATGGTAAGCAAAAAGGTGATGGCAACACTACAATTTCTAATGCTACTCAGCAAAAAGAAGTTGCAAACTTATTAATTAAATGGCTAGATAAGGTAAAAAAATAA
- a CDS encoding aldose epimerase family protein, producing MEFFEDSFGKVNDQDVTRYTISNDNNVKISVLNYGGIWQQYSIPSNNNHFNMLLAADSIEDYLDAGYSIGQLIGPVANRIDQAKFSIDGKEYSLEKNEGNNNIHSGSQGWQNHFWDVKAEIDKNSAHLILHNNYSPTADGMPANTDIYVVYTLRNDDSVTIDLYGQTDAPTLFNPTSHTYWNLSETDLTIEKQILTINSDYHLAVNKEKIPTGELVKNTNAYDFKKGQRLENALTEMNKTPEKGFDDFFVVAPSSTYAGKEIASLANPVTNLKMRMYSDRNALVMFSANGLPNTVKLNHPGCSWAALALEAQTLPDAPHHPEFGDITMRPLAPVHHWIKYEIEYPGQKLSKS from the coding sequence ATGGAATTTTTTGAAGATTCTTTTGGCAAAGTAAATGATCAGGATGTTACACGTTATACGATTAGTAATGATAACAATGTAAAAATTAGCGTCCTAAATTACGGTGGTATTTGGCAACAATACAGTATTCCAAGTAACAATAATCACTTTAATATGTTACTAGCTGCTGATTCAATCGAAGACTACTTAGATGCTGGTTATAGTATTGGTCAACTAATTGGACCAGTTGCCAATCGAATTGATCAAGCTAAATTTTCAATTGATGGTAAAGAATATAGTCTTGAAAAAAATGAAGGCAATAACAATATTCACAGTGGATCTCAAGGTTGGCAAAATCATTTTTGGGATGTTAAAGCAGAGATTGATAAAAATTCCGCTCATTTAATTTTGCATAATAATTATTCTCCTACCGCTGACGGGATGCCAGCTAATACAGACATTTATGTGGTTTATACCTTGAGAAATGATGATAGTGTTACAATTGATCTCTACGGTCAAACTGACGCACCTACCCTTTTTAATCCTACAAGTCATACTTACTGGAACTTAAGCGAAACTGACTTAACAATTGAAAAACAAATTTTAACTATCAACTCAGACTATCACTTAGCTGTTAACAAAGAAAAGATTCCTACAGGAGAATTAGTTAAAAATACCAATGCTTACGACTTTAAAAAGGGACAAAGACTAGAGAACGCCTTGACTGAAATGAATAAAACTCCTGAAAAAGGTTTTGATGACTTTTTTGTAGTCGCTCCAAGCTCTACTTATGCTGGTAAAGAAATAGCTAGTTTAGCTAATCCGGTTACTAATTTAAAGATGAGAATGTACTCTGACCGTAATGCTTTAGTAATGTTTAGTGCAAATGGTTTGCCAAATACAGTAAAGCTTAATCATCCAGGGTGTTCTTGGGCTGCTCTTGCATTGGAGGCTCAAACTCTTCCCGATGCACCTCACCATCCCGAATTTGGTGATATTACCATGAGACCCTTAGCACCCGTCCATCACTGGATAAAATACGAAATTGAATACCCTGGCCAAAAACTTAGCAAAAGCTAA
- a CDS encoding type II toxin-antitoxin system RelE/ParE family toxin gives MKKFEFSYYNEKEFEEFLDKLPVKEMEKLILRISNIEEAGFRISSRQKWTKKLVGYVNLLEIRSNFSNDIIRALFFHSSTGQYVITHAFKKKSQKTPLSEINKALSRMKDYEKKNGGKD, from the coding sequence ATGAAAAAATTTGAATTTAGCTATTATAACGAAAAAGAATTCGAAGAGTTTTTAGATAAACTGCCAGTTAAAGAAATGGAAAAATTAATTCTTCGTATTTCTAACATTGAAGAAGCAGGTTTTAGAATTTCTAGTAGACAAAAGTGGACAAAAAAATTAGTAGGATATGTTAATTTATTAGAAATTAGATCTAATTTTTCTAATGACATAATTAGAGCATTATTTTTTCACAGCTCGACTGGTCAATATGTGATTACCCATGCCTTTAAGAAAAAATCACAAAAAACACCACTATCAGAAATAAATAAAGCTCTTTCAAGAATGAAGGATTATGAGAAGAAAAATGGAGGAAAAGACTAA
- a CDS encoding helix-turn-helix domain-containing protein, whose product MSFADRYIAKKIKENPALKSEFEQEDLNLKASILVRDMRDDLGMTQQEFANYIGKPQSTISRIESASMNVSMGLLSEIARAAHRQIKLVLI is encoded by the coding sequence ATGAGTTTTGCAGATAGATATATTGCTAAAAAAATAAAAGAAAATCCAGCCCTTAAATCTGAATTTGAACAAGAAGATTTGAATTTGAAAGCAAGTATTCTAGTGAGAGATATGCGAGATGATCTCGGAATGACGCAACAAGAATTTGCAAATTATATAGGTAAACCTCAATCGACTATTAGTCGAATTGAATCAGCTTCAATGAATGTAAGTATGGGATTACTTTCTGAAATTGCAAGGGCAGCGCACAGGCAAATTAAGTTAGTTTTAATTTAG
- a CDS encoding solute carrier family 23 protein: MVKKEFRNPDALLDVNEKPKVGQGLLLALQHLFAMFGSTVLVPILVGLSPSIALLSSGVGTLVHMALTRFKIPAYLGSSFAYIATMQALMKADGYPAIAQGAIAAGIVYVIVAFVVAKIGSGWVDKVLPPIVVGPVIIVIGLSLATTAANDAMLNNSKYDLKFFGIAIFTLAVTLFFQMFFKGFTALVSILLGIIFGYLLSCLVGIVDFTPVIKAAWFSWPALDLPGISYKIKFYPAAILTMAPIAFVTMSEHMGHIMVLNSLTKRNFFKNPGLHRTLMGDGLSTIIAGFIGGPPTTSYGENIGVLAMTKIHSVWVLASAAGLAIIFSFVGKIAALIDTIPMPVIGGISFLLFGTIASSGLKILVDNKIDFSKKRNMMIASVILVIGIGGTYLQIGNFQLTAVALCTIMGMLLNWILPKKAANEVSE, encoded by the coding sequence ATAGTGAAAAAGGAATTTCGCAATCCAGATGCGTTACTAGATGTTAATGAGAAGCCCAAAGTTGGACAGGGATTATTACTTGCTTTACAACATTTGTTTGCAATGTTTGGCTCAACAGTATTAGTACCAATTTTAGTAGGACTTAGTCCCAGCATTGCCCTCCTATCTTCAGGAGTTGGAACTTTAGTGCACATGGCATTAACTCGCTTTAAAATTCCGGCATATTTAGGATCAAGTTTTGCTTATATTGCCACAATGCAAGCGTTAATGAAAGCAGATGGCTATCCAGCCATTGCTCAAGGAGCGATCGCTGCTGGTATTGTCTACGTAATTGTAGCTTTCGTAGTAGCAAAAATCGGTTCTGGCTGGGTAGACAAAGTTTTACCGCCAATTGTAGTGGGACCAGTAATTATTGTCATTGGGTTATCACTTGCAACAACTGCTGCTAATGATGCCATGCTCAATAATTCAAAATATGACCTAAAATTTTTTGGAATTGCTATTTTTACCTTAGCGGTTACTTTGTTCTTCCAAATGTTTTTCAAAGGATTTACTGCCTTAGTTTCTATCCTATTAGGAATTATCTTTGGTTATCTGCTTTCATGTTTGGTAGGGATTGTCGATTTCACCCCAGTAATTAAAGCAGCTTGGTTTTCTTGGCCAGCTTTAGATTTACCAGGGATTTCTTATAAAATAAAATTTTATCCGGCAGCTATTTTGACGATGGCGCCAATTGCTTTTGTAACAATGAGTGAACACATGGGTCATATCATGGTGCTTAACTCTTTAACCAAACGTAATTTCTTTAAAAATCCTGGTTTACATCGTACCTTGATGGGCGATGGACTTTCGACAATTATTGCTGGATTTATTGGTGGTCCTCCTACTACCTCTTACGGAGAAAATATTGGTGTCTTAGCCATGACGAAAATTCACTCAGTCTGGGTTTTAGCTAGTGCAGCTGGATTAGCAATTATCTTTTCATTTGTTGGAAAAATAGCTGCCTTAATTGATACCATTCCCATGCCAGTAATCGGAGGAATTTCTTTCTTATTATTTGGAACGATTGCCTCAAGTGGTTTAAAGATTTTAGTAGATAACAAAATCGATTTTAGTAAAAAAAGAAATATGATGATTGCTTCAGTAATTTTGGTAATTGGAATCGGTGGGACTTATCTACAAATTGGTAATTTCCAGTTAACTGCAGTTGCTTTATGTACCATCATGGGGATGTTGTTAAATTGGATTTTACCTAAAAAAGCCGCAAATGAAGTAAGTGAATAG
- a CDS encoding FAD-dependent oxidoreductase, with translation MQKVENIIIGFGKGGKTLAKFLASQGQEVLVIEKSNQMYGGTCINIACLPSKRLIIEAGNGMDYVDAVTNKNQMTAMLRNKNYHMLADEKTVTVLDGTAHFTGDHTIAVETELGTKNFEGKRIFINTGSKPRMIDIPGLKESRFILDSTAAMDQTSLPKELVIIGSGYIGLEFAAMFAKYGSHVTVLDHNSEFLPKEDDDIAKLVKQDLEDLGVSFKLGVELEKIVDQQERAQVIFNDAEGVHVVDGERILVATGRTPNTQNLNLESTSIKTDTRGAIVVNKYLETTVPNVWAIGDVKGGPQFTYISLDDFRIIKDQLFGSKIRSTEDRKVIPYSVFIDPALSVVGLNEKQAKMQNIPYELFTLPVSAIPKAHVAKNPKGLFKALVSPTNNEIIGATLYGIESYELINMISLAMKMHIPYTVLRDQIYTHPTMSEAFNDLFKK, from the coding sequence ATGCAAAAAGTAGAAAATATTATTATTGGTTTTGGTAAAGGTGGTAAAACCTTAGCTAAATTTTTAGCAAGCCAAGGACAAGAAGTTCTGGTAATCGAAAAAAGCAATCAAATGTATGGTGGAACTTGTATTAATATCGCCTGTCTTCCTTCCAAACGCCTAATTATTGAAGCGGGAAATGGAATGGATTATGTGGACGCAGTCACTAACAAAAACCAAATGACAGCCATGCTTCGCAACAAAAACTATCATATGTTAGCTGATGAAAAGACAGTTACTGTTTTAGATGGAACAGCACACTTTACTGGTGACCACACTATTGCTGTAGAAACTGAATTAGGTACTAAGAATTTTGAAGGTAAGAGAATCTTTATTAATACTGGTTCTAAGCCAAGAATGATAGACATCCCTGGTTTAAAGGAAAGTCGCTTCATTTTGGATTCAACCGCCGCTATGGATCAAACGAGCCTTCCAAAAGAACTAGTAATTATTGGTAGTGGTTACATTGGTCTAGAGTTTGCCGCAATGTTTGCTAAGTATGGCTCTCATGTAACTGTGTTAGATCATAACAGTGAATTTTTACCAAAAGAAGATGACGACATTGCCAAGTTAGTTAAACAAGACTTGGAAGACTTAGGAGTTAGCTTTAAATTAGGTGTTGAATTAGAAAAAATTGTTGATCAACAAGAGCGTGCTCAAGTAATCTTTAATGATGCAGAAGGTGTTCATGTTGTTGATGGTGAGCGTATCTTAGTAGCTACTGGCCGCACTCCTAATACCCAAAACTTAAATTTGGAAAGTACATCAATTAAGACTGACACTCGTGGTGCCATTGTCGTAAATAAGTATCTCGAAACTACTGTTCCTAATGTTTGGGCAATTGGGGATGTTAAAGGTGGTCCACAATTTACTTATATTTCTTTGGATGACTTTAGAATTATTAAAGATCAACTTTTTGGTAGCAAAATTCGTTCAACAGAAGACCGTAAGGTTATTCCTTACAGCGTTTTTATTGACCCAGCTCTTTCTGTAGTTGGTTTAAATGAAAAACAAGCTAAAATGCAAAACATCCCTTACGAACTCTTTACTTTACCAGTTAGTGCAATTCCTAAGGCTCACGTTGCTAAAAATCCTAAAGGTTTATTCAAAGCTTTAGTTAGCCCTACTAATAACGAAATTATTGGGGCAACTTTATATGGAATTGAATCCTATGAATTGATTAATATGATTTCACTAGCTATGAAGATGCATATTCCTTACACAGTCTTGCGTGATCAAATTTATACTCATCCTACAATGAGTGAAGCTTTTAATGATTTATTCAAAAAATAG
- the glsA gene encoding glutaminase A — protein sequence MNLDLNNLIKENLPKQTQGKVASYIPALAEVNPNQLGVALYDLKNKEIIQAGDSDVRFAIESISKVITLLWAIKKLGMQEVFTHVGSRQTGFAFNSILNMEINKLKHPMNPFVNAGAIMTTSLIVEDKKRDPEPFAEILDFAQEICNDPDLYLDDVIYHSERRTGNLDRSLAYYMKSKNMMIAEVEPSLDTYFEQCSMMVTAKSLANLGAVLANDGIKPWDGERLISSESATYTKSLMMTTGLYNQSGTYSRLIGVPTKSGVGGGLVSAAPHEYGIGVFSPALDKEGNSVAGLGLLQDIVDGLGLDIFK from the coding sequence ATGAATTTAGATTTAAATAATTTAATTAAAGAAAATCTCCCTAAACAAACACAAGGAAAAGTAGCAAGTTATATCCCAGCACTAGCGGAAGTCAATCCTAATCAGCTCGGAGTTGCTTTGTATGATTTAAAAAATAAAGAGATCATTCAAGCAGGAGATAGTGATGTTCGTTTTGCGATTGAAAGTATTTCTAAGGTAATTACTTTATTGTGGGCCATCAAAAAGTTGGGGATGCAAGAAGTATTTACCCACGTTGGCTCACGTCAAACAGGCTTTGCCTTCAACTCAATCTTAAATATGGAAATTAATAAGCTCAAACACCCAATGAACCCATTTGTTAATGCTGGTGCCATCATGACTACTTCATTAATTGTTGAAGATAAAAAAAGAGATCCTGAACCTTTTGCAGAGATCTTGGATTTTGCTCAAGAAATCTGTAATGACCCTGATTTATATTTAGACGATGTTATTTACCATTCTGAAAGAAGAACTGGTAATCTAGACCGTTCGTTAGCTTATTACATGAAATCAAAGAATATGATGATTGCGGAAGTTGAACCAAGCCTAGATACATATTTTGAGCAATGCTCAATGATGGTAACTGCTAAAAGCTTAGCTAATTTAGGAGCTGTCTTAGCAAATGATGGAATTAAACCTTGGGATGGTGAAAGATTAATTTCTAGTGAAAGTGCTACTTATACTAAATCCTTAATGATGACTACAGGATTATATAACCAATCTGGAACCTACTCCCGCTTAATTGGTGTTCCTACCAAGAGTGGAGTAGGTGGTGGCTTAGTATCAGCTGCACCTCATGAATATGGTATCGGTGTCTTTAGTCCTGCTTTAGATAAAGAGGGTAACAGTGTAGCCGGTCTAGGTTTATTACAAGATATTGTTGATGGACTAGGATTGGACATCTTTAAATAA
- a CDS encoding carboxymuconolactone decarboxylase family protein, with the protein MTEIHQTAGRDQLGKFAPEFAHFNDDVLFGENWANDDISQKTRSIITISVFLGRGLVDSSLKYHLQTAKNNGITRKEIAAIITHAAFYAGWPVAWAAFNMAKEVWADEKTDDEKAAYQNTIIFPIGESNDAYAKYFTGQSYLAQITDDAFPISNVTFEPGVINHWHVHHASKGGGQMLIAVGGRGYVQLEGQDPVELNPGDSFFVPANTKHWHGAAPNSWFSHLAFMVPGEDMSNEWLEPVDEEFYRKLK; encoded by the coding sequence ATGACAGAAATACACCAAACTGCAGGAAGAGATCAATTAGGTAAATTTGCACCAGAATTTGCTCATTTTAACGATGATGTATTATTTGGAGAAAATTGGGCTAATGATGATATCAGTCAAAAAACACGCTCAATTATTACTATCTCTGTCTTTTTAGGCCGTGGACTAGTTGATTCATCATTAAAATATCATCTTCAAACTGCTAAGAATAATGGAATAACTCGTAAAGAAATTGCTGCAATTATTACTCATGCTGCGTTTTATGCAGGCTGGCCTGTAGCTTGGGCTGCCTTTAATATGGCTAAAGAAGTATGGGCAGATGAAAAGACTGATGACGAAAAAGCAGCTTATCAAAATACGATTATTTTTCCAATTGGCGAATCAAATGATGCTTATGCAAAATACTTTACTGGTCAAAGTTATTTAGCACAAATTACTGATGATGCTTTTCCAATTAGTAATGTAACTTTTGAACCTGGGGTTATTAATCATTGGCATGTTCACCATGCTTCTAAAGGTGGCGGTCAAATGTTAATTGCTGTTGGTGGTCGTGGTTATGTGCAACTTGAGGGACAAGACCCTGTTGAATTAAATCCTGGAGATAGTTTCTTTGTACCAGCTAATACTAAACACTGGCATGGAGCTGCACCTAACTCATGGTTCTCACACTTAGCCTTTATGGTTCCGGGAGAAGACATGAGCAATGAATGGCTTGAACCAGTAGATGAAGAGTTTTATCGAAAATTGAAGTAA